The genomic segment gcCACCAATGCGACCAAACCCCCCAAAACGAATGTTCAAATGAATGTGTGAatcaaaaaaacccaaaagttcTCTGTACCTAATAAAACATCCACATATCATCAGCAGGCCTCAGCATGAAAAAGGtctaaatgtcacaaaaatatgtattgaGCTCAGAAcactaaaattatatttgtaaTGTTTGGTCACATTTGAAGTGTGATTGTCAAATCAAAACTTTGGCTGTGATAACAAGAAACACAAGACATTCTCTCTGACAAAACCCTGCACACGCAGGTTTTAGACTCACTTCCTTTGTAAACAAAGACTAAAAGGGtcacaataaaactaaaactcagATCAACTGTGGAATAACAACTGTCAAGTTCGTGGAATCACTGATTTTCATAGATGCATCATAACTGTAAAAACATATGCTGTATAACATCCAGTCAAGCTGGTCAGGAGGAGGTAGCGTAATGGTATGGGATGTTTGGTGCTCAGACATGAAAAACAGCCCAATTTATGTAGTTGATGAAGGGTCAGCTCAAGAAATTGGCACAAAGCATCGCATGAAGGCCACATGAAGACATCAGCACTGCCCAGCGTCCTACCAACCCTCATTTCTATCAGGTAAATGGAAAACTAAGACCTCAACTGAGACAAGCTGCTGTCACAGAGGAGAGGAAACGCTGATTtaacaaggaaaataaaaaaaataaaaatccccgaagtatttcttcatttaaatgcaCCAAGAATGTGctttaaaacaactaaaatattaaagtgaattatttaagtttaatttccagaaacaagtAAACGTGCATTAATATGTTCTTCTGGTGGCGTAGTCCAAGACCATGCTAGCAGCTCCCAGTAAAGCAGGTTCTTCCAAGTGCGACGAGACAACCTTGATGCTCTGAGCGGATTTCAGAGCTCTCTGGTTGATGACATGCTGAACAGGCTCTTGATAGAAAGAACCCAAGACTCCGGACAGAATCACCAGGGAGGGGTTGACAACATGGAGGATGTTGACGATTCCCACACCGAGTGCCGTGGAGGCTGCATGGgtggaaaaaagacagaaattagaaggtcttcaatattttagttatttatttcatctgcagcttaaagtcccactccaataatcttttgatttatttgcaaAGCCTTTCCAgaggtctttaaattatgattgtgctattttttagactgaataaaaacaaaaactgtagttttctaggagaaagtttctgcagagcggcaggagttcattagaaattcacctccgatTGTGGGAGGGACTGTTGAGAGAGAGAGTCTGCCCCCTTTCCATCATCCGCttgtttacaccaggggtgtcacactcaatcgcacaagaacccaaaatccaaatcacatCTTACATCACGGGCCAAACAGGgcaaacatttaatgaacactctaaaactaaaattataaaacttgaaaactgtaacttttaacgtaattatgaactagatatttgtattacctgcaataatgctagtgtgaatgctgtaagatgattTAAgctcaggttagccaaaacagctagcatgtagctgaaaaaataactaaacttcgaaatagcctaaaaaacagaaacaagcctaaattaggcaaaacagttagcgtgtaaatattagctaaactaaaaattagcctaaaaaatctaaataaatgccaaaatagtccaaaaagctagcagaataccaatttttaaaactttaaaacagtaagtttttaacataattatgaataataaaaagacaggaatattttactttccatgaagatatattttgtcaaaattatacaagttagaaatgagcgcaagataacatcgggtcattaataacaataaaacaaaaggatctatagaattacctggagggccggatctggcccccgggcctttgactttgacacatgtggtttacattttctcccactagcttacagcccctctcaaccccaagctaatactagtggtgcaacaaaaatggtgagcaatatcagaacAATCCATCTGTAAAGTTTAagtccagattccagttcagacgaggaaaacaaagacgttcatggatgtatttatctgcaggtggatgcatcagaatgaagcgtATGGAGGGAGTTTTGTGCTCCCATATTACGaataaaagtcacagttttgagatcaaaatgtcctaaacagcaaacaaaatgtaaagttttaagaataaagcttcataatttgcaaatggagcaggaagcttgagACCTGTCCAGCTTATTTGCTACGTcacaaacacaatctttttaaaatgccattttttttttgtgggctcctgattcacaacgatttggcATGTAACATGTCACAATGGCAAAGTCGATTCTACATCCCTGGCaggaaaataaactttcaaGCTGAAAAGTTTTCCGAAGTCTTACCAGAGTTTACAATTGTGTCTACGTGTAATCAAATCCTGCGCTTGAAATAAGTGAGTCTTTCTCTTCTCTAACCTTTGTGGAGGACAGCCTCAGCTTTGGAGTTTCCCATTTTGGCAGCAGTGATCAGATGAACTGCTGTGATTGGCTCACACAGCTTATCTATTCCTTCTACTTTCAGCAGGTCCTCTGGAAAACAATTTAGCAGGTTAGCCGGGAAAACGACAGGGATAAAAAGGattaacaatattttcaatatagTTTATACTCTCTTGTTATGGATTGTAATTCAGTTTGTTCTTCACCTCACAAAGAAAGCTACTCTTGTTTTCTGGACGTTGGCACAAACTGGTCTTATTGAAAAAGAGCAGGACCTTCTGAAGATCCGGACAGCTTACCATCATGCAGCATTTTGGCCTCCCTCTGCAGAGCCATGCCAGAGGCAAAAGCCTCAACGCAGCCGCGGCTCCCGCAGGAACATTCTGGGCCTTCCAGTGAGACCATGATGTGACCCAGTTCAGCAGCGCAGAAGGTGCTGCCATGGATCAACTCGTAGTGATGGATAATCCCTCCTCCAATACCTGCATAGTCCAGAAACATACGTCCCATTAACCGAACTGAACAAGGCACACTTAAAGACCtaaaaaaggtaatttaaagaagccaataaataaatgattcttGTGCAGGCAGGgtttcatccacatttgttttttttaaactaagattaATATAATGTAGCAGGCtctctgcagctgtttttcaAATGGGGATGGTCAAACTAGAAAAAGCCATGATagtaaatactgtttttaatcTTCAATGTAACCAAAGGATACCacaaaaagttacagaaaaaatatcaaggttataaggacccactccaatgaaaatgtgttttaacatgttcttggagcaGTTTTTTccacgatggaggacattttttaaaaaagaaaaggcccCGAAAGGCATTATGAGtacttaaaatgttgtgaaACAAAAGGAATTGTCTGTAGAtctccagaaacatttctgctgctgGAAGGTTCCAATGAGCACAGCTGCCTCCATCAAGTGGAAGAACTTTGAAACACCAGGATTCTTCCTAGAGCTGGCCGGCCATCTAAGCTGAGTGATCAGAGGAGAGGGGCCCAATAACCCAATGGTCACTCTGTCAAAGCTCCAGCATTCCTCTGTGGAGAGGAGAACCTTCCAGAAGGACAACCATCTCTGCAGCACCACACCAATCAGGCCTGTATGGTGGAAGCCCCTTCTTACTgaaaagtagggctgggcgatatgacgataaaaaaccgtgTACGATATCCAAAGCTGNNNNNNNNNNNNNNNNNNNNNNNNNNNNNNNNNNNNNNNNNNNNNNNNNNNNNNNNNNNNNNNNNNNNAGGAGTCAATGGCAGGTGTTATGCTTGGAGAAAACCAGGCACCGCTCATCACCAGGCCATCACCATCCCTATAGTGAAGCATGGTGGTGGCAGCATCATGCTGCGGGGATGGAACTGGAAGACTCGTCAGGATAGAGCAGAGGTCTCTAAACTTTTTCtaatgagggccacataactgttttcttctctgatgtggggccgggtcggtttgtaggctaacagaaaaagtgggattgagaatttattaaattaaagggataatatggcatttatctGCAGCTTTTGGGCAAaactaatcttttattttaataaatagggCAGAGAATAAATTTGTCTGAcggctgtaatgcagcagcagtGCAGCTGCTATGgggggagggggcggagccaaactgagctgtctgcttttagaaatccaacaagTAAACAATCAAAcagaccattattttattttgggatggggacctacattaattttccacaataacaaacATCAGCGTCGTCTAAAAACTGCGGAAACTTGGTGGAAGATGAGGAGTTCAGAGTGAACAGACACCTGAGACCAGACTGGACTTTactccccaaaaaatgttttatttttcagaaacataataaagaaagcttataagaaaaaaaaatctgaaaaaattaagaaataaaacacagaattccaggaaaaatgtcaaaatagacagcagtgctcttagagagatattcttgtttttaaggctgcctggtgtgactaGCCTGgaattttttcttattttcattcaaaaacatcttgattagtttgttaaaaattttattcttgttatttttgtaaaattacacttaaaacttttattctatattgtaaaaactgttcatttcacagtaaaatgaatcccatttttccgacagaattttctctttttgcatgattttatgtctagtgtgtgaatataacatggaaaaatgactaaataaaggtagagtcacataggagaggttgtgctgattaaaatgagacCCAATAATCACGAAGGtattctttcaaattgaaaatacagaaaattcaaatatagacaaaaagaGAGTTTTAGACTCTAAGTTcctaagggttaaaaaaatttaatgttctaaatgtacaatttagcATTTGATTTCACATTATGactatttgcagataataagtgacTGGCAAATGCTctgactaaaaaaagaaaataaaaatcatgttgattaatttttttcagatttgcgattaatttgttaattttttaatcgattcccaccctggctttttttaaagaattaatcaggaagaaaactgatttaatccattttgaaaaaaaggatatGACATAATAAAATGTGGAAGTGAGGTGCTGTGAATACCATCTGGATGCACTATTTTTAAGCCCAACTAGCACCCTTCTACTCCCCCTGTGCCACATGCTGTTCACTCTCATTGTTTGGTTGGTGTTGCAGGAATCCTGCAGTCTTACCTGTTCCTGTTATGACAGTGACAAAGTTTTCCACTCCTTTGCCATGACCAAACTTCTTCTCAGCTAATGCAGCACAGTTTCCATCGTTGTCCACCCAAACTGGGAGGTGTAAGGCGTCAGAGATGGGCGTCCTCAGGTTCACACAGCTCCACTCCTGAATGAGCTTTGTGGAGTGCAGGACCACGCCTTCCTGGGGGTTTACACGTCCTCCTGTTGAGACTCCTGCAGGTAAATGTCATAAGAGATTTTAGACCAATCTTCATCTTAACAGTGAGTCCGTGAAGGAATGCGAGTGATGAGCATGTTCTTTACCAACACCAAGTATTCTACAGTTGATGGATACAGCATCCTGAATGGCATCTTTACACATCTTTAATATCAGGCACATCCTGTCCTCAAAGGTTTTTGGATTATTCTCTGTGTATTTCTTCAGTATATTTCCCTGGAGATGGACAGAGGGAGACAAGATGTATGTATCAAAGTGACTCAATCGGCGTTCATCCTGAAGATGGACAGATACGTTTTCTAGATAACTTGAATCAAGTTGTGTCAGATAAATGCGACTTACTCTCTTACAGACGATGGCCACTCTTAGGTTGGTCCCTCCCAGGTCGACGGCCAGAGCGCTCTGGGTCTCCAGAATGTGATCGATGTCCTGTGAGATGGACTCCTTCACTGGAGGGAAGCAGAAGGTTTTCTGCAGAGGTTCATCCAGGTCAATGCTGCGTAGGAACTTCAGAATCCGAGGAACTGCACTCCCATCCCCGTAGATCTTAGAGCTGGAAAGatgcaagtttcttttttgaaaCACACATCCTCatcaaagtcataaataaataacataaataacataattaaactcaacaattcttcaaaaaaaaacaaaaagcagaagtGACACAATTTAGAGAAATTGCCTCtgtaaagagtaaaaaatagaaaaatcaagagccttctttgttttttcactaACCTAAGAagctatggagagaaaatagtataatcacacatgcacaaatccaaagttacgcacaaatcaggaatcaggcacgcacaaatccaaagataCCCACTAATCaacaattacacacaaatccaaagttacgcactaATCAAAAATTACGCACCAATCAAAAAGTTAcgtacaaatccaaagttatgcataaatccaaagttatgcataaatccaaagttatgcataaatccaaagttacacactaatcaagaattacgcaccaATCAAAAAATTCcgcacaaatcaaaagttacgCATAAATcctaagttacacacaaatataaAGATACTCACTAATCAAGAATTACGTACAAATcaaaaaattacgcacaaatcgaAAGTTAcgcataaatcaagaattacgcacaaaccCTAAGTtctgcacaaatcctaaattacgcacaaatcaaaagttaGGCACAAATCCTAAGTTCcccacaaatccaaagttacgcacaaattaagaattacgcacaaatccaaagataCCCACTAATCAAGAATTATGTACAAATcaaaaaattacgcacaaatcaaaagttacgtataaatcaagaattacccacaaatcctaaatcacacacaaaccaagaattacgcacaaatccaaagttacgcacaaatcaagaattacacatgtACAAATCGCGGTGAGtgtattttctctccataagaAGCTGTGTGTACAGTGACCATAAGGGAGATAATTCTTCTTTTcattgcagacttttttttcaaactttatcaGCAAGCTTATTTTAAgaattgtctttaaaattagTGGCACCAAATAGTCATAGTTCAtcacaaaaagacaaagttcaCACAGAGATTTAGtctttaaattctgtttgttGTTAAAGACGTCCCAACcccaaatcaaataaaaacccaGAGGATCTTAAAATAAGAGACACGCTGATGGTTGGGGCTTACCAGGGATATCTCTTCCCaaactgcagctccagagcatGGTAGATCTTATTATGCGTGTCTGCATCTCTGACATGCAGAACATTTTCACCTGATAAGGAAAATTATCACCAACATTGatcaaaacaacagaacaaaaaacagcaaagggGAAGAATCTGAAATTCTGGAGTGTGTCCTGCAGGTGTTACCGGTTTCTCTGCCCGTCTGCCTGGTTCCCAGGTTAATAACAGGTGTTCCAAAAGCCCCGGCCTCACGAACTCCACAACTGCTGTTTCCAATCATGCAACCAGCGTGGCAGACAAGCTGAATGAACTGCTCAAAGGGGATATGCTTGACTGCACGAAAGTTTTGGTGCTGCTCAATGCCCTTTTTTCTCATCACACGCACCATCTCCTTACTTCCTGTTCACGATACAGAAGACACTGTTACTGGTTTGGCTCGTGTAACATCTAGATCTGAGATATATCTTCTCCAGAAACTGACCAGCATCGATGTTAGGAAACAGGATGAGGGTTTTCTTGTTGAAGGAGAGCAGAGCATCAAGCATCAACCCATAGATCTTGATGGAATGCTGGATATCAGTGGTGACGGGGTGCTGCAGAGCCACGATGTAGTCCCGGTCCTGGACCTTATCGCCTTGACAGTGAAAAGAGCAAAACATCACCCGCATTTTGCAGCAAAAGTTTATCTTTTTGNNNNNNNNNNNNNNNNNNNNNNNNNNNNNNNNNNNNNNtaaaaccgtgacacgatccgaaccgtgagttttgtgatccgcaacacccctactAAAGCAGCTCTAGTGTCTCCTAAACCAGGAACAAATACagcaaaaagaaacacacaagaTCATGTTCTTGCTGAATGAAAATGACTCTTCTCGACATGAACATTCACACGTAAGAACACAAAGAAGAAGCCACTGATTGACTCCTGTTGGAATCATTGGAGACTAAAGAACAAATATGACTTCTATGTAACTGACAGCTCAGTTTAAAGGTTATGACCAGATTTAAGACTGAAAATGAGATGTTTgctattagggctgccacaaatgattattagtcaactaatcaggtcatacacaaagtggatgtaaagcacacatcttaaccatcattagctttgaacTAACTTAAAATACAGACAATGAAGAAGATAGTTTATCAAACGTTTAATCAATCATGGAGCCTCTGTCCTTCagtagtttctggtattaaaataagattaaatcaAAAGAGGTTagcatctgaaaaaaatgaactttttttcacaaaagataaagtttcaGTCTCACCGTTTCAAATATATCTAGAAGAGTTGCATTACCTACGATAGTGCTAGTGTGCTTGCTTTCTGCTGAAGGGATTGGCTGAAAATGGAAAACTATtggcaaaatgttaaatttggtaaaagactggaaattttgttaaagaactataaaagagcactgacgttgacctaaatttatgaaaaaaattgtagtaacaTTTCTTACAAATCCCTAATCCATGccatttctgcaaaaacatttagtgtgttgcttgactatcagttaaactccaaattagccaaaaaaaacatcagtagatgccaaattagccaaaaaagctagctggATGCTTAAATGCTAGCAAAACTCTAAAagagcctaaaattcctcaataaagtaaattagtcaaaattgttagcctgttgctaaaattgaagctaaactctaaattagctttaaaatcccagtaaataacaaattagccaaaaaacattagcatgttgctaaaatattagataaactccacattttttgaaaattacaataaaagatgaaaacataacaaatacatttgaagGCTTGTTGCTGATCGACTTAGAATTTTGAAATTTGCAGACTTTCTCGTTCATTTCCTATGgatcatattttgctcaatatttcaaaaactataaaaaaaaccaaaaatacaagcagtaatgtcctgaacaagctgaacatcttgataccaagattgctgtaATCTctcaaagtgtgattgagtttttatgtgctgaaaaacatacagaaaggagcaggagaatcactatagtgtgaatgattactaaacattcacacaaaaagtgcattttttgatgctgaacgctcacagctttgttcaactttactacacactgactatataatataaagtaacgactaatcgacgattaaattagtcgtcgactatttagCAGCCGATTAGTtgccgattagtcgactaatcgtggcagcctaTTTGCTACAAGGAACAAAAGTGAAATAGGAAGAAAGGTTCTTAACAGACTTTTAAGGTGAGCTGTTACAACTTGGGGCAGTCCTCGAGGCTTCTCCAGCACACCCTGCCAGATTCCAGCATTCTTCCCATGACCAACATGTCATTATTTTGACTTGCGGTGCAATCACTTGTGTCACGCGGAACATATTTATGACTGGATGTTCAAGTTTTTAGCGTACAAAAGTTCAAACAGCATTCTTGGTGGGGTCATTCTGGAAGACACCCTCTGGCACCtaacaaacattcaaaataaaaatgttgttctgaaaaaaaacaaagcatacCAAGCCAGCTCTTGATGATATCCATGTAGTCGTCTTTACGGTGAGTCAGAAGCAGCTTATCATATGAAGGACAGCCAGCCAGGAGGATGCGAGAGTGGTCCTCACACATAGCGATGAGGTGCTGCTCTGCCATGCGCGTGCAGCAAGCATGATAATGGGCCAGTTTACTTATGGCATGGCGGATTGAATCGTCGATCGTACCGCTAACCTAGAACAAAAGAACATTATTGagtaaaaaaaggaactttatCTTGTTTGAAGTTACATTGATTCACCATGTTATGCTATAAAACTAGAGGTCGTGCAAAATCAGAAACCTATCATTTCTTTTGACTAAGACCCCCGATGAATAACTCCACCCAAAGCGGATCCAGCAGAGCCGGAAACTGACCTCTCCTCCCTCCAGGTGAAGGATTCTAATGTTCATCAGTGCCGCAGCGGTTGCCAAAGCAAGGGCATCAAAACGGTCGCCGTGTACAATCAGGATGTCCGGACGCAGTCTCTGCAGGACGTCGGGCAGTTTAACGAGAGCCAAACCAACACTCTCCACCATGGCCGCCTCGTCTTCTCCTCTGACTATAGTGTGAAGCTTAGAGTTGATGTCAAAGTCGTCCTGCTCAATCATACGGAAAGTGTTCCTAAAGaccaaaaaacaccaaacattaGAGAATAGAAGTAGCATGTAGATCTTTACAATGATAATCAGTCTAAATCCATGTCATTAACATACCCGTAGTCATCAATGAGATGAGACCCAAGCACCACCACTTCCAGCTCAAACTCATCAGAGTGGGCTTTGATGCCAAACATGATGGGGGCTAGCTTGGAGTAATCTGCTCTGTTGCATGTTGCCACACAGACCCTCAGCTTCCTCTTAAACTTCAGCAAATAAAGGAACAGGACAGACAGACATGCACACAATAAAACAGGTTCTTCAGGAGTTACACAAAAGGTACACAAGAAACTCACAATGCTGTACACAATCCTGttactgtttttacaaaataacatttccttgAGACATAATCATGGGGTGTCCCTTCATTTCTTGATGattttagctaaatggcaaGAACTTAAGACTGTTTAAAGACTGCTGACGTTCCTCTTTCACTGCAGCAAAGGATACGTTTCATTACTGCATCTGAAGACATGCATGATTCTCAGGAATACTAAACCGGATTCTGATGAGCTCCATACCTGGTTTTGATGTTGCTCCGTTTTTTCTCGCTCCATCTTTTCCCTGTTTCTTTGCATCCTCAGAGAGTACAGCTCCTGGGAAGCAGAAGAGATGTCTCTTTATTTGGCCAATGGttttgaatgcttttaaaatgtataccCACAGTGTATACTCACTCGATCCCTCCAAGTATTCAGAGTCTGAagcatgaaaacacaacaaaactacACTAAAAATGCTATAGAGCTTACACTAAGAATAAGGTACAAACAATTTTTAAGTGCAGTAAAACAGTTATTACTAAATATAGATGAAGATTTCAGACATTTATTAGAGAGAGTGCATGTCTGTTTTAGTTTATCTAATgccggggtgtcaaactcaatcacacaaggggccaaaatccaaaacacaccttagatcgtgggtcgaacaggataaaaatgtattcaacactataaaactacatttttagaacttttaaaagcataactttttaccataattatgaactagatctatagcattacctgtgataatactagtgtgaatgctgtaagatgaatttgaccgctgaagatgctagtgatgatagctgaagatgctgaagcttatagctatctaaaatattatcaaaatgatatgttaaaatgtatgctattcatattcttgtttttaaaaccaTGAGTGAACAaccgtaatttttttttagaattctaTCATGTtcttgtcctgtattttttataaTGCTACTTTTTTGTACTGTGTCTttgaaatgttcaataaaaaaataaaataataagataagcaaaatgtcaaatttgacaCACATGATCTAAAGGAAAACGGAGCAACACGTGGCAGCGGTTAGCCCAAACAAGTTTCATTCTGGAGACAAAGTCAAGCAGAGTGGATGAGCAGCAGCCGTTGGACCGTCCCCCCAACCAGCAGCGCTTGAGAAACCGTTTCTGGTTTGTCAGAACCCGATGACACAGAGAGTGGAATGAAGCATATTGATAGAAATGTAGACAAACCACAAACTCCCAATGGCATTATACATAGCTCACTCTTCCACATCTGTCAAACTATAATATTCAAATATGTGAAGCAGCCAAATCCCAAAAAAGCTGAACAAATACGTGGAGCTCTGTGGACAGAGCTGTTGCAGCAATCACTGAACATTAATCTGGAAAGTAAATCTTTTTCAGTCTACAGATTAAGATTGCTCTCTCTGTCAGCATGCAGcaaaagaaaatgctgaagaaagaTGACAGTTCTaaaattttaaagattaaacATTAAACCACAGAGCAGAATTTAAGTAACTCTGCAGAAAAATTCCAAAGCAACAGCCAGGCTGTTCCAGCCATGGGCACTATCCTGAAAAATCTTTAGATTATGAACCAGTAACAATGACAGTAAATaagaagtggactgagtgactcctcccccccggtgttccaaacaggaaatacctgctggctccaagaagtcaagATCCAATAGACTTCTATAGTAAACAGTAGTTACCCAGTCATTTTactggtcagaataaccattccgATCTCTGATACatgttttaacatcttcttgataatctcctttatttgacatgtttgacagatttggtGCAGCTGCttttaggggtgtggccttccaacaagctcactcctaattGGCGAAAGTAGTTGCtacagaaacaatgactcagacggACTTAGGCCAATCATTGCTTACAGACGATGTCTGTTTCCAACACGGCAGAGTATGTATCTTGAAAAATGGTGACTACCAGTTTGTTTTCCCTGATAAtgcggaacaaagtttcagtctgaataaaccCAAGTAGACCCCGGTACGGGACCAGGACCCGCTCTCTGACCCTTcttttcagtttgtttccatTCAGACTGAGCTTCAGTTCACTCtaagattcctcagtctgaatgcaATCTGTTCCCGGAGCAGAATAATTGGACCAAAAGCAAAACATGTAAACAGGTTAAGAATTTTCTGTGTCTCAATATGCGCCCTgcgctgctgtgatgtcatccggAAAGCTGCCTTACAGCTtcttaacagaattctcttagAAACAATGCCTGAGCAATGATGAGACagcaactcactgaaatgtggttGAATGAATTCGGCCTCGTCAAAAAAGttaacatgatacacattgcttctcaccgTTTTTCGAACAATCTatctgtcataaacacttatcagtcTTTTCAGCCGTCTTCTTGCCAGTAACTGCCTTCAGCATGTCTCCACTGCACCAACGTAagagtaaaaagtgttgtatctGACCTTAATACAGACGTTATAAAATTGAtccatgaaaaataaagttagaatCAGTGAA from the Oryzias melastigma strain HK-1 linkage group LG1, ASM292280v2, whole genome shotgun sequence genome contains:
- the gne gene encoding bifunctional UDP-N-acetylglucosamine 2-epimerase/N-acetylmannosamine kinase isoform X3: MEKKPAFLCRNPHELYSLRMQRNREKMEREKTEQHQNQFKRKLRVCVATCNRADYSKLAPIMFGIKAHSDEFELEVVVLGSHLIDDYGNTFRMIEQDDFDINSKLHTIVRGEDEAAMVESVGLALVKLPDVLQRLRPDILIVHGDRFDALALATAAALMNIRILHLEGGEVSGTIDDSIRHAISKLAHYHACCTRMAEQHLIAMCEDHSRILLAGCPSYDKLLLTHRKDDYMDIIKSWLGDKVQDRDYIVALQHPVTTDIQHSIKIYGLMLDALLSFNKKTLILFPNIDAGSKEMVRVMRKKGIEQHQNFRAVKHIPFEQFIQLVCHAGCMIGNSSCGVREAGAFGTPVINLGTRQTGRETGENVLHVRDADTHNKIYHALELQFGKRYPCSKIYGDGSAVPRILKFLRSIDLDEPLQKTFCFPPVKESISQDIDHILETQSALAVDLGGTNLRVAIVCKRGNILKKYTENNPKTFEDRMCLILKMCKDAIQDAVSINCRILGVGVSTGGRVNPQEGVVLHSTKLIQEWSCVNLRTPISDALHLPVWVDNDGNCAALAEKKFGHGKGVENFVTVITGTGIGGGIIHHYELIHGSTFCAAELGHIMVSLEGPECSCGSRGCVEAFASGMALQREAKMLHDEDLLKVEGIDKLCEPITAVHLITAAKMGNSKAEAVLHKASTALGVGIVNILHVVNPSLVILSGVLGSFYQEPVQHVINQRALKSAQSIKVVSSHLEEPALLGAASMVLDYATRRTY